In Spirosoma sp. KUDC1026, the sequence CTTCGTGGTCGGCGGTGACACCGGACAGCATCAGCTCGTTGCGATTGGTGGTGTTGATAACAGCGTTGGGGTGCAGGCTGGTAAACGACGTCACGAAGGAGAGCTTACCGGGTTTGTCGGCCGACAGCTGCACAGCCAGTACGTTAGCGGGCAGCGACGTAATGACTTCGCGGGTGTACGTTACATCGCCGACTTTGTAGGTCGTTTTGGCGACGGCCCGCTCGATGTCAAGTTCGCGGTAGTAATCTGTATAGCTATCGTGGCCGGCGAACGTCAGCAGCAGATTCCCCACCGGCTGAAACATTTGTCCTTGCGATTTCTTGGTCAGGATCGACTTGTTGGCCAGTTGCTCGGCTTCTTTCTGCTTCCCGTCAAAAATCAGTTGGCGAATTTCGGGGAGCACCGCTTTTGCGTTGGGGTTATCATTCCGGTTAGGACTACCGCTCCAGACGGTGCCTTCGTTGAGTTGAAGGGTTTCCTGGGGTACGTTGCCGTAGACCATCGCCCCCAGCCGACCATTCCCGACGGGCAGCGCGCTTTCCCAGACGGTTCCCGCCGGTTTGTCGTACCACAGTTTCAGACTGGGTTTGTCTTGGGCGTAGACCGCAGTGGTCAGGATCAGCAGCAACAAATAAAGCAACCGTTTCATACAATTCAGATACTCTTCGTGAGCAAATACGCAAGCTGCCTGCCCGTTCAATTAACGTTAATTGGATTCAGGCAGGCAGTTGACGCAACTAATTTATGATTTAATACCCCGGGTTTTGCGGGAACTTTGGTCCCTCTACCACGCGGTCAATCTGCGACTGCGGAATCGGGCGCAGCATATTGAAATCCTGGACGTAAGGAGCGGCCTCCGGATTCCAGGCTTTTACCCGGCGAACGAGCGAACGGGTCCGTACCAGATCGTGCCACCGCTGCCATTCGCCGAAGAATTCACGGCTCCGCTCGTCCAGAATGAAGTCCAACGTAACATCAGCTGGCTGGATGGTCATGGCCGTTACGGCTGCTGCGTTTTGGGCCGCGGTGTTGGTTTTGCGGTACGCAGCCCGTTGCCGTACTACATTCAGGAGTGCAGCTGCTTTGGTAGCATCACCCGCTTTGAGGTACGCTTCGGCGCCGGTCATGTATACGTCCGAGAACCGGTACAGTACGCAGGGACGGGTCGAGGGGTCGTTGAAGTTAGCTCCCCGGCTTGGGTCCATGAATTTTTTCAGAGCTGGGAAGATTCCGTTGTCCCACAAGCTTGGCGGTACCACCAACCCTTTGAAAGGCCGCGTTCCGACAAACTGAGGGGCACCTGCTACTTCATAATCAGGCAACCAAACGGCAGTATCTGCTCCAGCCACGGTGGTGTAACCGATACCTCGTTTATTGTTGGCAGCCGTAGCCGTGTTGGTAACGGACGTATTGGCAATGTAAACCGTGTAGAACGAGTTCATGAAGCGCGAATCCGACGTCCGGTTGGTAAACGCCTGATCCAGGAAGTAGCTCTTACCGGCATTAGCGCCCGTTGGCCACTTGTAACTGTTGGGGCGCATCCGAACGTAAGGCCGGCCATACTGCGAATCCCGGATCATCAGGGAGGTTCCGCTGTTTACGTAAGCCCCCGCGGCACTTTTGTACGAGTTGATCCCGCTGTTGTTCGGGTAATTCCAGTTCGTAAACCAGGGGCTCAGATTCTGCGCAAATCCACCTCCCGCGGCCGCTCCCACAACGTAGTAACCATATTTCGGGTCAAGCACGTGATCGCTGACAAACATCGTTTCTTTGCCATAGTCGTTGGCGGGAACGAAGGCATCGCCATAATCCTGCCACAGGTCCAGGCCATAGGTTGATTTGTTGGCAATGATCTGATCGCAAATCGTAGCAGCCTGCGTAAAATCCGACGCTGTGTTATTGAGCCAGCCACGTGTCAGGTACGCCTTTGCCAGCAGCAGCTGGGCAACGGGTTTGGTAGCAGCTTTACCCAGAAACGGTGCCGTTGGCGTGTTCGGCAGATCGGCGGCTGCTTCGGTCAGGTCTTTGATGATCAGTTCATACACCTGCGCAACGGGTTGACGCGAAGCCGCCTGCGAAGGCGTCGTGATGAATTCGGTGCTGAGCGGTACGTCTCCCCAGGTCTGTACCAGATAAAAGTACCAGAACCCGCGCAGGAATTTAGCCTGTGCCAGATACTGCTTCCGGGTAGCCTCGGGCAAATCGATCGTCTGTCCGTACTTAAGTACCCCGTTCAGCGTGTTAATATCCTGAAATGCTGTCCCCCAGGCCGCGCCGAAGTTACTCCCGTTCAGACCGTTATACGTATAGGGAACGGGTGTTCCGGCACTGGCCCCTTGTAAAAACTCGTCGGTTCCGGCCTGCATTTCGACGGTAAAGCCTTCGGTTCCCCACTGGCCCCGGAGATCATTATACACCCCGGCAATACCGCCCAATACTCCGGAAGGGCTGTTGAAGTACGACGGTACAATCTGCGACTGTGGATTCTCCTCCAGGATTTTTTCACAGCCCGAACTGAATGCTGCAACCAGGCCGGCGGCAAACCATATTTTTATCGATTTCATCGTAGTGTCAAAGGATTAGAATTTGAGATTTACCCCCAGTGTGAATTGCCGTACCGGCGGGTTATTCAGGTTTACAGCGATCTGACGCTCTGGCGTACCGCGATCGCTGGCTCCCTGCGGGTTCAGGGTCGACTGACCACTGGCGTAGCTGTTTCCTTCCGGATCGACGGCCAGGTGCTGGCTCACTAACGGTGAGTAGATAATGAATGGGTTCGTGGCGTTGAAATAAACCCGGGCCGAACTCATCCCGATCTTCCGAACCAACTCATTGGCGAAGGTGTATCCCAGGTTGATACTCCGGCACTTGATAAACGAGCCGTCGTAGTAACCTAGTGTCGAACCAAAATAAGCGACGGCACTGGCAGCGTCAGGAGCCGGGAACGCGTTGGTTGGGTTCGTGTCGGTCCAGTAATCGGTTTTCACCTGATTAACCCGGCCCTGGTTGAAGAACGCAAAGCCACCCGAACCCGTAGAGTTACCCGTCAGATACGGCACAATTACTTTCATCCCCATCCGGGCAAACGTAACAATCGACAGATCGAAGTTTTTGTAGCTGAACCGGCTGGTAAATCCGCCTTCCCATTTGGGCTGGAAGTTACCCAGGATCTGACGATCATTGGCGTCAATCTTCCCGTCGCCATTTACGTCTTCCACCCGGATCTGGCCTGGGAACTGAACGGGCGAGGTTTGCTTGGCCAGCGTACCATTCTCCTTATCAGCAGTTTGCCAAATGCCGATCTTTCTGTAATCGTAAATTACCGACAGGGGTTGACCCACGAACCAGCCAGCGCCAATGTTAGCCTGTTCCGTCGGCGTTGTCAGCTGCGTGATCTTCTCGCGGTTGAAGAAATACGTAATATCGGCGCTCCAGTTAAATCCTTGTGGATTGCGGAGAATATCAACCGTCAGGGCTGTTTCCAGACCCCGGCCTTCCGTCCGGCCCAGGTTTTTCAGCGTCGAGCCAGCACCGTTACTCGGCGGTAGCGGAACCGACAGCAGAATGTTTTTCGTCTGCTGGTTGTACCAATCGACCGAACCCGTAATCCGGTTGTTCAGGAAACCAAAGTCGATACCGAGATCCACCTGCGAGGTTGATTGCCAGCCCAGGCCCGTTGCTGGTAAGCTCGTCACGGTATAGGCCAGCTGCTGACCGGCCGTGCCAAGTCCGAAGTTATAATAACCAGCCGACAGTGCGCCTAGCGTGGCGTAAGCTCCTACGTTCCGGTTACCGGAAATTCCCCAGCTGCCTCGCAGTTTCAGGTTCGAAATGCCCGATACACTTTTCATGAACGGCTCTTCGA encodes:
- a CDS encoding RagB/SusD family nutrient uptake outer membrane protein → MKSIKIWFAAGLVAAFSSGCEKILEENPQSQIVPSYFNSPSGVLGGIAGVYNDLRGQWGTEGFTVEMQAGTDEFLQGASAGTPVPYTYNGLNGSNFGAAWGTAFQDINTLNGVLKYGQTIDLPEATRKQYLAQAKFLRGFWYFYLVQTWGDVPLSTEFITTPSQAASRQPVAQVYELIIKDLTEAAADLPNTPTAPFLGKAATKPVAQLLLAKAYLTRGWLNNTASDFTQAATICDQIIANKSTYGLDLWQDYGDAFVPANDYGKETMFVSDHVLDPKYGYYVVGAAAGGGFAQNLSPWFTNWNYPNNSGINSYKSAAGAYVNSGTSLMIRDSQYGRPYVRMRPNSYKWPTGANAGKSYFLDQAFTNRTSDSRFMNSFYTVYIANTSVTNTATAANNKRGIGYTTVAGADTAVWLPDYEVAGAPQFVGTRPFKGLVVPPSLWDNGIFPALKKFMDPSRGANFNDPSTRPCVLYRFSDVYMTGAEAYLKAGDATKAAALLNVVRQRAAYRKTNTAAQNAAAVTAMTIQPADVTLDFILDERSREFFGEWQRWHDLVRTRSLVRRVKAWNPEAAPYVQDFNMLRPIPQSQIDRVVEGPKFPQNPGY